Proteins from one Mus caroli chromosome 3, CAROLI_EIJ_v1.1, whole genome shotgun sequence genomic window:
- the Rit1 gene encoding GTP-binding protein Rit1, with product MESGARPVGSSCSSPAALSREYKLVMLGAGGVGKSAMTMQFISHRFPEDHDPTIEDAYKIRIRIDDEPANLDILDTAGQAEFTAMRDQYMRAGEGFIICYSIMDRRSFHEVREFKQLIYRVRRTDDTPVVLVGNKSDLKQLRQVSKEEGLSLAREFSCPFFETSAAYRYYIDDVFHALVREIRKKEKELVLAMEKKAKPKSSVWKRLKSPFRRKKDSVT from the exons ATGGAGTCCGGAGCTCGCCCCGTTGGTAGCAGCTGTAGCAGCCCTGCAGCGCTCTCCCGGGAATACAAACTAGTGATGCTGGGTGCCGGTGGAGTTGGGAAGAGTG CCATGACAATGCAGTTCATCAGCCACCGATTCCCAGAAGACCATGACCCCACCATTG AAGATGCTTATAAAATCCGGATCCGCATTGATGATGAGCCTGCCAATCTGGACATCCTGGACACAGCAGGACAG GCAGAGTTTACAGCCATGCGGGATCAGTATATGAGGGCAGGAGAAGGATTCATCATCTGTTACTCCATCATGGATCGTCGAAGTTTCCACGAAGTTCGGGAGTTTAAACAACTGATTTACCGGGTCCGACGCACCGATGATACACCGGTGGTTCTTGTGGGGAACAAGTCTGACCTAAAGCAGCTgaggcag GTCTCCAAGGAAGAGGGATTGTCTCTGGCTCGAGAATTCAGTTGTCCCTTTTTTGAGACCTCAGCTGCCTACCGTTACTACATCGACGATGTTTTCCACGCCCTCGTCCGGGAGATCCgtaagaaagagaaggagctaGTATTGGCCATGGAGAAGAAGGCCAAACCCAAGAGCAGCGTATGGAAGAGGCTGAAGTCACCTTTCAGGAGGAAGAAAGACTCGGTCACCTGA